Proteins encoded in a region of the Gallalistipes aquisgranensis genome:
- a CDS encoding glycoside hydrolase family 2 TIM barrel-domain containing protein, with amino-acid sequence MKNNHLLSLLVFGVLVTALPAAGAPGSFGPEPWETQTVSSVNRFPARAVSYSYATEEDALRGDRGASRIRMLNGVWKFRFSQDVKERPSGFWEPDADLSGWDSIPVPSCWEMQGFGYPIYTNIPYPFPVAPPLILRDNPVGSYVRTFTVPAAWKDDRVILHFGGVYSGFYVWVNGVKAGYSEDSCLPAEFDITEYLREGTNTLAVQVFKWTDGSYLEDADHWRMAGIHREVYLAAVPRVAIGDFGVRTLLDGRMRDARLQVRPVVTLAEGADAKGWRVAARLYAPDGKSVVTEMSLPAEELLGETYPQRDNVYYPMMETLVENPAKWSAETPVLYTLVLSLYDDAGRLAEARSCRVGFRDVRIGGGELLVNGVPVKLMGVNRHDHNQYTGKTVSREDMEQDVRMMKRFNFNSVRTSHYPADPYFYELCDRYGLYVIDECNIETHGVGGRLSNDPAWAAPFLERVTRMVMRDRNHPSVICWSMGNESGCGPNHAAMAGWTKDFDPTRIVHYEGAQGDPTHPLYVPLRRSSADELTSGMEGPGTRTERRTALANPTDPAYVDLVSRMYPTLAELEGLALDPLVDRPVLMCEYAHSMGNSTGGLGDYWRLVRRHGKLLGGHIWDWIDQGLVKKDASGRTYWAYGGDFERETDHNDGNFCINGILSPDRTPKPAAWECKYVFQPVEFTAVDPAAGKIAVLNRNFFTSTDRYEFTWQLVTDRGELQGGTFDVPVTAPGLRSEAVVPLKDFRPEPGAEYWLNLQARLKEAAPYAEAGFDVASEQIALPQYEAPSAETPKGKVEVSDGEDRIVLSARGAEAEIDRATGYLTGYRSAGKPLICAPLQPNFWRAAIDNDWRGWRTEKRLGFWKEAPGRMRTDGVSVVKTGRGVVVTVEKSIPDSVGLTLTYTMTPDGRLAVDYVLKVADGVPEMLRIGMQTEVPASLETVSYYGRGPWDNYSDRKESAFVGVYGGGVEDMMFGYVYPQENGNRCDVRWLALCGGRRGVEFVGRRPLSVSVWNCSQRTLDEARHGHEVMPLDGSLTVNVDMAQAGVGGTDSWSLNARPEVPYRLLEKEYGYGFVITPCRDRDEALRNGRLLRGRE; translated from the coding sequence ATGAAAAACAACCACCTGTTATCCCTGCTGGTGTTCGGAGTTCTCGTTACCGCTCTGCCTGCCGCGGGGGCTCCCGGGAGTTTCGGCCCCGAACCGTGGGAGACCCAGACGGTCTCCTCCGTGAATCGCTTTCCTGCGCGGGCTGTTTCCTACTCTTATGCCACGGAGGAGGACGCCCTGCGCGGCGACCGCGGCGCCTCCCGCATCCGGATGCTGAACGGCGTCTGGAAATTCCGTTTCTCGCAGGATGTGAAGGAGCGTCCGTCCGGTTTCTGGGAACCGGACGCCGACCTCTCCGGATGGGATTCGATTCCCGTTCCCTCGTGCTGGGAGATGCAGGGTTTCGGTTATCCGATCTATACCAATATTCCTTACCCGTTTCCCGTGGCTCCGCCCCTGATTCTGCGCGACAATCCCGTGGGCAGCTACGTGCGGACGTTCACGGTGCCTGCCGCCTGGAAGGACGACCGGGTGATTCTCCACTTCGGAGGCGTCTATTCCGGATTTTACGTCTGGGTGAACGGTGTGAAGGCGGGGTATTCCGAGGACAGCTGCCTGCCCGCCGAATTCGACATTACGGAGTACCTGCGCGAAGGAACCAATACGCTGGCCGTCCAGGTCTTCAAGTGGACGGACGGCAGCTATCTCGAAGATGCCGACCACTGGCGCATGGCGGGTATCCACCGCGAGGTCTATCTGGCGGCCGTTCCCCGTGTGGCGATCGGCGATTTCGGTGTGCGAACGCTGCTCGACGGCCGGATGCGGGACGCCCGGCTTCAGGTCCGTCCCGTGGTGACGCTTGCGGAGGGTGCGGATGCGAAGGGTTGGAGAGTGGCCGCCCGGCTCTATGCGCCCGACGGGAAGTCCGTCGTGACGGAGATGTCTCTTCCCGCGGAGGAGCTGCTCGGCGAGACCTATCCCCAGCGGGACAACGTCTATTATCCGATGATGGAGACCTTGGTGGAGAATCCCGCCAAGTGGAGTGCCGAAACCCCCGTGCTCTATACGCTGGTGTTATCCCTCTACGACGATGCCGGCCGGTTGGCCGAAGCCCGGAGCTGCAGGGTCGGGTTCCGCGACGTGCGGATCGGGGGCGGGGAGCTGCTGGTCAACGGCGTGCCCGTGAAACTGATGGGCGTCAACCGCCACGATCATAACCAATATACCGGAAAGACCGTCTCCCGCGAGGACATGGAGCAGGACGTGAGGATGATGAAGCGGTTCAACTTCAATTCCGTGCGTACCAGCCACTATCCTGCCGACCCTTATTTCTATGAACTCTGCGACCGGTACGGCCTCTATGTGATCGACGAATGCAATATAGAAACCCACGGGGTGGGCGGCCGCCTGTCCAACGACCCTGCGTGGGCCGCTCCCTTCCTGGAGCGGGTGACCCGGATGGTGATGCGCGACCGCAACCATCCGTCGGTCATCTGCTGGTCGATGGGCAACGAGTCGGGCTGCGGTCCCAACCATGCCGCCATGGCTGGGTGGACGAAGGATTTCGATCCGACCCGCATCGTGCATTACGAAGGGGCGCAGGGCGATCCCACCCATCCGCTCTACGTGCCGCTGCGCCGCAGTTCCGCCGACGAACTGACCTCAGGGATGGAAGGTCCCGGAACCCGGACGGAAAGGCGTACGGCTCTGGCCAATCCCACCGATCCGGCCTATGTCGACCTGGTGAGCAGGATGTACCCCACGCTGGCGGAGCTGGAGGGGCTGGCTCTCGATCCGCTGGTGGACCGTCCTGTGCTCATGTGCGAGTACGCCCATTCGATGGGCAACTCCACGGGTGGCTTGGGCGACTATTGGAGGCTGGTGCGCAGACACGGGAAACTGCTCGGCGGCCATATCTGGGACTGGATCGACCAGGGACTCGTGAAAAAGGACGCTTCCGGCCGGACCTATTGGGCTTACGGAGGCGATTTCGAACGGGAGACCGACCATAACGACGGTAATTTCTGCATCAACGGCATCCTCAGTCCCGACCGTACGCCGAAGCCGGCTGCGTGGGAGTGCAAATATGTCTTTCAGCCCGTGGAGTTCACCGCGGTCGATCCCGCCGCAGGGAAAATCGCGGTGCTGAACCGGAATTTCTTCACCTCTACCGACCGGTATGAATTCACGTGGCAGCTGGTGACCGACCGGGGCGAATTGCAGGGCGGTACGTTCGATGTACCCGTCACGGCGCCCGGATTGCGGAGCGAGGCGGTCGTTCCGCTGAAGGACTTCCGGCCCGAACCGGGTGCGGAGTATTGGCTGAATCTGCAGGCCCGGCTGAAGGAGGCGGCGCCCTATGCCGAAGCCGGTTTCGACGTGGCTTCGGAACAGATCGCCCTGCCGCAGTACGAGGCGCCCTCCGCGGAAACCCCGAAAGGAAAGGTGGAGGTATCCGACGGCGAAGACCGGATCGTGCTCTCCGCCCGGGGTGCGGAGGCCGAAATCGACCGGGCGACGGGGTATCTGACCGGATACCGTTCGGCCGGAAAGCCGCTGATCTGCGCCCCGCTGCAGCCCAATTTCTGGCGGGCCGCCATCGACAACGACTGGCGCGGCTGGCGTACGGAAAAACGGCTCGGCTTCTGGAAAGAAGCTCCCGGCCGGATGCGGACAGACGGCGTGAGCGTGGTGAAGACCGGCCGGGGGGTCGTGGTGACCGTGGAGAAGAGCATTCCCGACAGCGTCGGCCTGACGCTTACCTATACGATGACGCCCGACGGACGGCTGGCGGTGGATTATGTGCTGAAGGTGGCCGACGGCGTTCCCGAGATGCTGCGGATCGGCATGCAGACCGAAGTGCCCGCCTCGCTGGAGACGGTCTCCTACTACGGACGGGGACCGTGGGACAACTATTCGGACCGTAAGGAATCGGCCTTCGTCGGCGTGTACGGCGGCGGGGTGGAAGATATGATGTTCGGTTACGTTTACCCGCAGGAGAACGGGAACCGCTGCGACGTGCGCTGGCTGGCCCTCTGCGGAGGCCGCCGGGGCGTGGAGTTCGTGGGGCGGCGTCCGCTGAGCGTGTCGGTGTGGAACTGTTCGCAGCGGACGCTGGACGAGGCCCGGCACGGACACGAGGTGATGCCGCTCGACGGTTCGCTCACGGTCAACGTGGATATGGCGCAGGCCGGGGTGGGAGGAACGGACAGCTGGAGCCTGAATGCCCGGCCCGAAGTGCCCTACCGCCTGTTGGAGAAGGAGTACGGGTACGGATTCGTCATCACGCCCTGCCGCGACCGGGACGAGGCGCTGCGCAACGGACGCCTGTTGCGCGGAAGGGAATGA
- a CDS encoding translocation/assembly module TamB domain-containing protein, whose amino-acid sequence MGRKILKYVLRTLLVLLGVLILLPGLLYVPFVQDIVRRKGVGIASEKTGMALSVSALRLSFPLKLSLEGVCAVQPPEDTLLRAGALRLDVALLPLIRSRVIVRQLSLEDAFVHYADSVTGFGMKVGLGRLALRVDGADLKRERVEIPFVTLDSARIEMLTGVSLPDTAAASPMPGWVVDVARIRLRNVDFSMNDAYGAALIVVRVPDASVRWCGVDLGRQSVAVKKVGIEGADYAYLTDTLAVKNVPPAVRPDTLPADTAVSLPWSVRVERLALTGNAVSYGVTAGEPAPGFDPDHVRVTGLDLSVDTLYNRGSEVRARIAALSFRERSGLRVEALTGGISMDSLGYRLSGLRLRLPGSELSADAEAGASVAEMDPAAPVALSFGARLATADLMPFLPADSSLRRVLEGRTLSLEGEVAGRLNDLEIGRLAAALPGVLSVAVSGDLRSALEPGRLSGRLRLSGDFPDLASLLPLLPDTALRKRIALPPMRLRGDVLADAGSYAPRLTLYVDESAGREVRTGTAYTLSRSVAVPFAAASDSSHLSVPVLAIAPDTLPVRPAPLAVDSLPVPEPFVPHSGSLSVEGTFAPLAERYDARMEADDFPLSRFLPADSLGRLSMTVEASGERFDPFDSLMRMRADLRIGRLDFRGYDYAPLSVEARLERGTLTGRLGSTGPALAFSFDVDGTLTRERQQAVLRGELGRLDLQRLGFVDEPIGGSLVLDVSASASEREGYEARVALGDIVIRDRQGDNPIRPTAVSVAARPDEVSAEFTSGDLRMEFYSPVPADTLAAAFGRAAALVSAQLAEGSLAMDTLNKVLPVYNFTLSAGTDNILNNYLRTMSMGFRTLSVASSASPATPLGLDLVANGWTTASVVLDTLSFGFDRVGDRLDYDALFSALTDRDKRAARIALDGYLLRNNAYLHALQRSRIGETGFDIGVRAAYADSTVRLSVRPDTLVLGYEPWAVNDGNFVSYRFGGAMEGDLRLTSRTDTGQHFYLLSAGPGFVPGGIRLDLAKLNLQTALGMFPGSPPVSGTLDADMLLGLVHNTVAARGKIGVTELGYDGSRVGNLALEAGYKTLPGGQQFGAKLSVDGTEALSASGRYVTEASEQYPEGLSAKIDIPGLPLAAANAFLPADMARLSGKLKGSLKVEGGEGLPLLDGSLRFDGTKVEVPMIGAAFGISDTPVTIDRNRIVFEDFALIAPNKSRMRLDGSVDARDPARMTTDLRVAASDFQVLDVARKRGAMLFGRADIDLHTTVRGPLDALDIQGGLNLLGGTQVTYVMQASPLEVKTQNQEVVEFVNFADTTAVLRADSMNRIRVGGMNLLMNVGIAQDVQMSVYLSDDGNNRINLKGGGNLTYTVNPLGDSRFSGKYVLSGGTVRYNPPVISEKVFDITQGSFVEWTGEMADPSFNITAVETVRTTVTSEDGTSRPVNFNISINIRNTLKDMAITFDLSAPDDLTIQNQLTSLTGEQRSTQAMSLLVYNTYNGPGTTAKADSANPLNSFIEKELNQWARNNLKGVDLSFGIDTYNQVTAEGESQRTDYSYKLSKSLFNNRVRTVIGGKISSDADPGEGTADNLIDDISLEYMLTKRDNMFLKVFRHTGFESILEGEITQTGFGFVVRKKMLKLGDLFRITRPRKRKEDKGQKSAAPLGEVPPGPQVPVSPAETAPGTKPSASGSNPNDHE is encoded by the coding sequence ATGGGAAGGAAAATACTGAAATACGTGCTGAGGACATTGCTGGTCCTGCTCGGGGTGCTGATTCTGCTCCCCGGGCTGCTCTACGTGCCTTTCGTACAGGATATCGTTCGCAGGAAAGGCGTCGGAATCGCCTCCGAAAAGACGGGCATGGCGCTCTCCGTCTCCGCCCTGCGCCTCTCCTTCCCCCTGAAACTCTCGCTGGAGGGCGTGTGTGCCGTGCAGCCTCCCGAAGATACCCTGTTGCGGGCCGGGGCCCTGCGCCTCGATGTGGCGTTGCTGCCGCTGATCCGCAGCCGGGTGATCGTACGCCAGCTTTCGCTGGAAGACGCTTTCGTTCATTATGCCGACTCCGTCACCGGTTTCGGTATGAAGGTCGGATTGGGTCGTCTCGCCCTGCGCGTCGACGGTGCCGACCTGAAGAGAGAGCGGGTCGAAATCCCTTTCGTGACGCTCGATTCGGCCCGGATCGAAATGCTTACGGGCGTATCGCTTCCCGATACGGCCGCCGCCTCGCCGATGCCCGGCTGGGTGGTCGATGTGGCCCGTATTCGCCTGCGTAATGTGGATTTCTCCATGAACGACGCCTACGGGGCCGCCCTCATCGTGGTCCGGGTGCCCGATGCTTCGGTGCGCTGGTGCGGAGTGGATCTGGGGCGACAGTCGGTTGCTGTCAAGAAGGTCGGGATCGAAGGGGCCGATTACGCCTACCTGACCGATACGCTGGCGGTGAAAAACGTGCCTCCGGCCGTCCGGCCCGATACCCTTCCGGCCGATACCGCAGTCTCCCTGCCGTGGAGCGTCCGGGTGGAACGTCTGGCGCTGACGGGCAATGCGGTTTCCTACGGCGTGACCGCAGGGGAGCCCGCTCCGGGTTTCGATCCCGACCATGTACGGGTCACCGGCCTCGACCTCTCGGTCGATACGCTCTATAATCGCGGGAGCGAAGTGCGTGCCCGCATCGCCGCCCTTTCGTTCCGCGAGAGGAGCGGACTGCGGGTGGAGGCGCTGACGGGAGGCATTTCGATGGACAGCCTCGGCTACCGTCTCTCCGGTCTGCGCCTGCGCCTGCCCGGATCGGAACTTTCGGCCGATGCGGAGGCGGGGGCTTCCGTGGCGGAGATGGACCCGGCTGCGCCGGTTGCCCTCTCGTTCGGTGCACGTCTTGCGACGGCCGATCTGATGCCTTTCCTTCCGGCCGACAGTTCCCTGCGGCGGGTGCTGGAGGGCAGGACCCTTTCGCTGGAGGGAGAGGTGGCCGGACGCCTGAACGATCTGGAGATCGGCCGGCTGGCCGCGGCGCTTCCCGGGGTGCTTTCGGTCGCCGTGTCGGGCGACCTGCGGTCGGCTTTGGAACCCGGCCGCCTGTCCGGCCGTCTGCGTCTGTCGGGGGATTTTCCCGACCTCGCTTCCCTGTTGCCCCTGTTGCCCGATACCGCGTTGCGGAAACGGATCGCCCTGCCTCCGATGCGTCTGCGGGGCGATGTGCTGGCCGATGCCGGAAGCTACGCACCCCGGCTCACGCTTTACGTGGATGAATCCGCAGGAAGAGAGGTCCGTACAGGGACCGCCTATACGCTCTCCCGTTCTGTGGCCGTACCGTTCGCCGCGGCTTCCGACTCTTCGCACCTCTCCGTTCCCGTTCTTGCGATCGCACCCGATACCCTGCCTGTTCGTCCGGCTCCGCTCGCTGTGGATTCCCTGCCCGTGCCGGAGCCTTTTGTCCCGCATTCCGGCTCCCTGTCGGTGGAGGGAACCTTCGCTCCCCTCGCCGAGCGGTACGATGCCCGGATGGAGGCCGACGACTTCCCCCTTTCCCGTTTTCTGCCCGCCGATTCGCTCGGCCGGCTTTCGATGACGGTCGAGGCTTCCGGCGAGCGGTTTGACCCGTTTGACTCCCTGATGCGGATGCGGGCCGACCTGCGGATCGGGCGGCTCGATTTCCGCGGCTACGACTATGCGCCGCTGTCGGTGGAGGCGCGGCTGGAGCGCGGGACGCTGACCGGGCGCCTCGGCAGTACGGGGCCGGCTCTCGCCTTTTCGTTCGACGTGGACGGGACGCTGACCCGCGAGCGCCAGCAGGCGGTCCTGCGCGGGGAGCTCGGTCGTCTCGACCTGCAACGGCTCGGTTTCGTGGACGAACCTATTGGCGGATCGCTCGTGCTGGATGTCTCGGCTTCGGCCTCCGAACGGGAAGGCTACGAGGCCCGGGTGGCGCTCGGCGACATCGTGATCCGCGACCGGCAGGGAGACAATCCCATCCGCCCGACGGCCGTCTCCGTCGCCGCCCGGCCCGACGAGGTGTCGGCCGAATTCACCTCGGGCGACCTGCGCATGGAGTTTTATTCGCCCGTGCCGGCGGACACGCTGGCTGCGGCTTTCGGCCGTGCGGCCGCCCTCGTTTCGGCCCAGTTGGCGGAGGGGAGCCTGGCGATGGATACGCTCAACAAAGTGCTGCCCGTTTACAACTTCACCCTTTCGGCCGGGACCGACAACATTCTGAACAATTATCTCCGTACGATGAGTATGGGATTCCGCACCCTGTCGGTGGCGTCGTCCGCTTCCCCGGCCACGCCGCTCGGGCTCGATCTGGTGGCGAACGGCTGGACGACGGCCTCCGTGGTGCTCGATACGCTCAGTTTCGGTTTCGACCGGGTAGGCGACCGTCTCGACTACGACGCCCTTTTTTCCGCCCTGACCGACCGGGACAAGCGGGCCGCACGCATCGCTCTGGACGGCTACCTGCTCCGCAACAATGCCTATCTGCATGCCCTCCAGCGGAGCAGGATCGGAGAGACGGGCTTCGATATCGGTGTGCGGGCGGCCTACGCCGACAGTACGGTCCGTCTCAGCGTCCGGCCCGATACGCTGGTGCTGGGCTACGAACCCTGGGCGGTCAACGACGGCAATTTCGTGTCGTACCGGTTCGGAGGGGCGATGGAGGGCGATCTGCGGCTGACCAGCCGGACCGATACGGGGCAGCATTTCTACCTGCTCTCCGCCGGACCCGGTTTCGTGCCGGGGGGCATCCGCCTCGACCTGGCGAAGCTGAATCTCCAGACGGCGCTGGGCATGTTCCCCGGTTCGCCGCCCGTTTCGGGAACGCTCGACGCGGACATGCTGCTCGGACTGGTGCACAACACCGTGGCGGCCCGGGGAAAAATCGGAGTGACCGAACTGGGTTACGACGGGAGCCGTGTCGGGAATCTCGCGCTCGAAGCCGGATACAAGACCCTGCCGGGAGGGCAGCAGTTCGGGGCGAAACTTTCGGTGGACGGTACCGAGGCCCTCTCCGCGTCGGGCCGTTACGTTACCGAGGCTTCGGAGCAATATCCGGAGGGGCTCTCCGCGAAAATCGACATTCCCGGCCTGCCGCTGGCGGCCGCCAACGCTTTCCTGCCTGCCGACATGGCCCGTCTTTCGGGCAAACTGAAAGGCAGCCTGAAGGTGGAGGGAGGGGAGGGGCTTCCGCTGTTGGACGGTTCGCTCCGTTTCGACGGCACGAAGGTCGAGGTGCCCATGATCGGTGCCGCTTTCGGGATTTCGGACACTCCCGTGACGATCGACCGCAACCGGATCGTGTTCGAGGATTTCGCCCTTATCGCCCCCAACAAGAGCCGCATGCGGCTCGACGGCAGCGTGGATGCCCGCGATCCGGCCCGGATGACTACCGACCTGCGGGTGGCGGCTTCCGATTTCCAGGTGCTCGATGTGGCCCGGAAACGGGGGGCGATGCTCTTCGGCAGGGCCGACATAGACCTGCACACTACCGTCCGGGGACCGCTCGACGCGCTCGACATACAGGGCGGCCTGAATCTGCTGGGCGGTACGCAGGTCACCTATGTCATGCAGGCTTCGCCGCTGGAGGTGAAGACCCAGAATCAGGAGGTGGTGGAGTTCGTCAACTTCGCCGATACGACGGCCGTCCTGCGGGCCGACTCCATGAACCGGATCAGGGTCGGGGGGATGAACCTGCTGATGAACGTCGGGATCGCTCAGGACGTACAGATGTCAGTCTACCTCTCCGACGACGGAAACAACCGGATCAACCTCAAGGGAGGCGGCAATCTTACCTATACGGTCAATCCGTTGGGAGACAGCCGCTTCTCCGGGAAATACGTTCTCTCGGGAGGAACGGTGCGCTACAATCCCCCCGTCATCTCCGAGAAGGTGTTCGACATCACGCAGGGCAGTTTCGTGGAGTGGACGGGCGAGATGGCCGATCCTTCGTTCAATATCACCGCCGTGGAGACCGTCCGTACGACCGTCACTTCGGAAGACGGGACGAGCCGTCCGGTGAATTTCAATATCAGCATCAATATCCGCAATACGCTGAAGGACATGGCCATCACGTTCGACCTTTCGGCCCCGGACGACTTGACCATCCAGAACCAGCTGACTTCGCTCACGGGCGAGCAGCGCTCCACGCAGGCGATGAGCCTGCTGGTCTACAACACCTACAACGGTCCGGGGACCACGGCCAAGGCCGACAGCGCCAATCCGCTCAACTCTTTCATCGAAAAGGAGCTCAACCAGTGGGCCCGCAACAACCTCAAGGGAGTGGACCTCAGTTTCGGCATCGACACTTACAACCAGGTGACGGCCGAAGGGGAGTCGCAGCGTACGGATTACTCCTACAAGCTCAGCAAGAGCCTCTTCAACAACCGCGTGCGGACGGTGATCGGCGGCAAGATCAGCTCCGACGCCGACCCGGGCGAGGGAACCGCCGACAACCTGATCGACGACATTTCCCTGGAGTACATGCTCACCAAGCGCGACAACATGTTCCTCAAGGTGTTCCGCCACACGGGCTTCGAGAGTATTCTGGAGGGTGAGATCACCCAGACCGGTTTCGGTTTCGTGGTGCGCAAGAAGATGCTGAAACTGGGCGACCTGTTCCGCATCACCCGGCCCCGGAAGCGGAAGGAGGACAAGGGGCAGAAGAGTGCCGCCCCCCTCGGCGAGGTGCCCCCGGGGCCGCAGGTGCCGGTCTCCCCGGCGGAGACAGCGCCCGGCACGAAACCCTCTGCCTCCGGCAGTAATCCGAACGACCATGAATAG
- the tamL gene encoding translocation and assembly module lipoprotein TamL produces the protein MNRTLRYLFPLLCAALLAACSTTRRLGEGEVLYTGVKKMKITEAVDSTGRDGAVPGDVVSAVKEPLSVAPNNTLYTPWLRTPFPLGLWAYNHLYTPKEKGFKYWLYGKLSKEPVLISRVQPELRLKVVEELLGNHGYFGAETRYEFYPRKRNPKAGRVGYWVHIPLPYHLDSIAYLRLEGTIGRLVDSLRASSLIRKGMRYDLDTLTGERKRISDVLRNRGFYYFRPEYIEYQADTTQGERQVALRMRLRPGVPAEVLKPYRVGQVNLSLRNVTPGPWDTMRLRRMEVDYQKPLRIRPRVLARAVGIHPGDTFTVEAQNTTQTNLNKLGIFRYVNLNVPPVDSLRGADSLDITIDAALDKPLEAELEVDVSSKSNSFIGPGVIFSLRHNNIFRGGEVLTLKLNGNYEWQTGSRKQADGTKSSLLNSYEFGLNMSLGIPRLTPRFLGRRTRYSNRTTFQIGVDLMNRPQFFHMVSFNASAGFDFQTSPYSFHSLSVLKLVYNNLLSTTASFDRTMDENPAIALSFRNQFIPSVNYVYTFDRSYGARQKDRFFFQASATSAGNLLWAAMETFGKKGSKYLFGNQFSQFVKGVLEFKEYHRLGRYNTLASRLLVGAGWAYGNSSVMPYSEQFYIGGANSIRAFTIRSLGPGSYRPPEGNSNRYLDQTGDFKLEANIELRFRMMGRLNGAVFVDAGNIWLLKNDPQRPGGVLTAKGFFNDIALGTGFGLRYDISYLVLRADLGIGIHTPYPNPDKRGYYNIQSFKDGLGFHLAIGYPF, from the coding sequence ATGAATAGAACCCTGCGATACCTGTTCCCGCTTCTTTGCGCGGCTCTGCTGGCCGCCTGTTCCACCACCCGCCGGTTGGGCGAGGGGGAGGTGCTCTATACGGGCGTGAAGAAGATGAAGATCACCGAGGCGGTCGATTCGACCGGCCGGGACGGGGCGGTGCCGGGAGACGTGGTCTCCGCCGTGAAGGAACCCCTCTCCGTGGCCCCGAACAACACGCTCTACACCCCGTGGCTGCGCACTCCCTTCCCGCTGGGCCTCTGGGCCTACAACCACCTCTATACGCCGAAAGAGAAAGGTTTCAAATACTGGCTATACGGCAAGCTCTCCAAGGAGCCCGTGCTCATCTCCCGCGTACAGCCCGAACTGCGGCTGAAGGTGGTCGAGGAGCTGCTCGGTAACCACGGATATTTCGGGGCAGAGACACGGTACGAATTCTATCCGCGCAAACGCAATCCGAAAGCCGGACGGGTGGGATACTGGGTGCACATTCCCCTGCCGTACCATCTGGACAGCATCGCCTATCTGCGGCTGGAGGGGACGATCGGCCGGCTGGTCGATAGCCTGCGGGCTTCGTCGCTGATCCGCAAGGGGATGCGTTACGATCTGGATACCCTTACCGGTGAGCGTAAACGGATTTCCGACGTGCTGCGCAACCGGGGGTTCTACTATTTCCGTCCGGAATACATCGAATACCAGGCCGATACCACACAGGGCGAACGGCAGGTGGCTCTGCGGATGCGCCTGCGGCCGGGTGTGCCGGCCGAGGTGCTGAAACCGTATCGGGTGGGGCAGGTGAACCTGTCGCTGCGCAACGTGACGCCCGGTCCGTGGGATACGATGCGCCTGCGCCGCATGGAGGTGGACTACCAGAAGCCGCTGCGCATCCGGCCCCGCGTGCTGGCCCGTGCCGTGGGCATCCATCCCGGCGATACCTTCACCGTCGAGGCGCAGAACACGACCCAGACCAATCTGAACAAGCTGGGCATCTTCCGTTATGTGAATCTGAACGTTCCCCCGGTCGATTCGCTCCGGGGCGCCGATTCGCTCGACATCACGATCGACGCGGCGCTCGACAAGCCGCTGGAGGCGGAACTGGAGGTGGACGTGTCGTCCAAGTCGAACAGTTTCATCGGCCCGGGGGTGATCTTCTCCCTGCGCCACAACAATATTTTCCGGGGCGGCGAGGTGCTGACCCTCAAGCTCAACGGCAACTACGAGTGGCAGACCGGCAGCCGAAAACAGGCCGACGGAACGAAAAGTTCTCTGCTCAACTCCTATGAATTCGGCCTGAACATGAGTCTGGGCATTCCCCGTCTGACCCCGCGGTTCCTGGGGCGACGCACGCGCTATTCGAACCGGACGACCTTCCAGATCGGCGTCGATCTGATGAACCGGCCCCAGTTCTTCCACATGGTTTCGTTCAACGCTTCGGCCGGATTCGACTTCCAGACCTCGCCGTACAGCTTCCATTCGCTCAGCGTGCTCAAACTGGTTTACAACAACCTGCTCAGCACCACGGCCTCTTTCGACCGGACGATGGACGAGAATCCCGCCATCGCCCTCAGTTTCCGGAACCAGTTCATCCCTTCGGTGAACTACGTCTACACCTTCGACCGCTCCTACGGAGCCCGGCAGAAGGACCGCTTCTTTTTCCAGGCTTCGGCCACTTCGGCCGGCAACCTGCTTTGGGCGGCCATGGAGACATTCGGCAAGAAGGGCAGCAAATACCTGTTCGGCAACCAGTTCTCCCAGTTCGTCAAGGGCGTGCTGGAGTTCAAGGAGTACCATCGGCTCGGCCGTTACAATACGCTGGCTTCGCGGCTGCTCGTCGGGGCGGGCTGGGCTTACGGCAATTCGAGCGTGATGCCTTACAGCGAACAGTTCTATATCGGGGGGGCCAACAGCATCCGGGCCTTCACGATCCGCTCGCTGGGCCCCGGCAGCTATCGCCCGCCCGAAGGAAACTCGAACCGTTACCTCGACCAGACGGGCGATTTCAAGCTCGAAGCCAACATCGAACTGCGTTTCCGCATGATGGGTCGCCTGAACGGAGCCGTTTTCGTGGATGCTGGGAATATCTGGCTGCTGAAGAACGATCCCCAGCGGCCGGGCGGCGTACTCACGGCCAAGGGCTTTTTCAACGACATCGCCCTGGGAACCGGTTTCGGCCTGCGCTACGATATCAGCTACCTGGTGCTCCGGGCCGACCTGGGAATCGGGATACACACGCCCTATCCCAATCCCGACAAACGGGGGTATTACAATATCCAGAGTTTCAAGGACGGTCTCGGTTTCCATCTGGCCATCGGCTATCCTTTCTGA